A single genomic interval of Helianthus annuus cultivar XRQ/B chromosome 13, HanXRQr2.0-SUNRISE, whole genome shotgun sequence harbors:
- the LOC110898366 gene encoding vacuolar protein-sorting-associated protein 37 homolog 1, protein MFRPFWGDEEQQHMQTNGDRPVSRIPPEAAGIVHVLKDKSASELHRLLSDKNAYQQFLLSLDTVQNQIRLRDELRNETMQLARHNLEKEPHIKELRNQCQIIRVTELAAAREKLSELEKQKQEILNFYSPGSLLHRLQEAMRKTEEESEALHQQLLNREIDLTTFMHKYKTLRKLYHKWALTRLAANMSIIG, encoded by the exons ATGTTCAGACCCTTCTG GGGTGATGAAGAACAGCAGCATATGCAGACGAATGGAGATAGACCGGTATCGCGTATTCCACCTGAGGCTGCTGGGATTGTTCATGTCTTGAAAGACAAAAG TGCTAGTGAGCTGCATAGGCTTTTGTCAGACAAAAATGCATATCAACAGTTTTTACTTTCACTTGACACGGTCCAAAATCAGATTCGT CTGAGGGATGAATTGAGGAATGAAACTATGCAGCTTGCAA GACACAACTTGGAAAAAGAACCACACATCAAGGAGTTGCGGAACCAG TGCCAAATAATTCGGGTCACTGAACTGGCTGCTGCTCGAGAGAAACTCAGTGAGCTtgaaaagcaaaaacaagaaatccTCAATTTTTACTCTCCTGGATCCTTGCTTCATCGTCTGCAAG AGGCAATGCGTAAAACAGAAGAAGAATCGGAAGCCCTCCACCAACAGCTTCTCAATAGAGAGATTGATCTCACTACTTTCATGCACAAGTACAAGACGCTTCGTAAATTGTACCATAAATGGGCCCTCACCCGTCTCGCAGCCAATATGTCTATCATCGGTTAA